The window TATGGCACATGAAGTGTCCATGTCTTTGTTCtaacttctcaagttcccttgTTCATCCAACAAAGGAATAAGCACATGTAGGTATGTTATCCTCATTACGTTAGAcatatctaacatgttcttccaatgatacattatcaataggaaaaTGATGAAGATGCGACTACTTGAGTACATATACAATtcattcaagacaatctatgggattgtagtACCAAGTACGGAAACTAAAGCCTCTGGCtattctttgtcaagttttgaacaacattttgcaaatatattggtaaacaaatacataacacataaattgattgattttaagctatttaatccaggtctttaaatcaaatatcaccacccactattttgaCAAATTCCATATCCCCAAAAGAAATTCGAGAATTTTGGAGGAAACTTTTAGTAGGATATGGGAAGCTCATTATTACCAAACCCACCTCACAATTATATGATGTTGGCTAGCGTTAATAATAATGAAAGAGTATACTTACTCATTTACATCTCAATTAAGAACCCATCAactttggcctctagagaataaTGCCTCATAGTTATGTCATGTTCGCatcattgcacttagttaagttactCCCACCATGTCATTTCGTGTAGGGGTTCAAGCATAGCCTcataattatatcatgttggctaTACTCGTTGCCTACCTCACTTCATCATGTATGTGTATAGACTCCTAGTGAGTGCAAGCACATACTTTGACTTTCCCCATTATAGGTTGAAAACGGTGTATGACTCaaaacgattggagcctaccatGGTGGAAAGGCACGAAAAGTGTTCATGTCAACTTAATAACGGTCTGATTGAGggtttaggtctcatcacatataaacatgcattttaATCACATTAAAACAATTTGGTCCCATTACAACTATTAGCCCATGTAATTGATTTTAGTAGTATATGATACTCTGACTATTCATGTAAAatgtttttaaagcaagagtatatggtactactaacataagctttgaattcattgatggactatatagttgccttagggtcTTACGATGACTATAAACGTTCAATTTaatccaacacgagcctagtgttggatctcggtctagggatggtgattaaTTTTAGTTACACGTTTAATCATATTATGACATGTTTccctattgggcgttggacccaactactccaatttcatgcatatcaaataaaacatAAGAGGATTACttttaaagtaaagaaaaacttatgctcttttacaacatttgatcaaatcaaattacaaccaatatctaatctacacattcccatggttcaaacaaatttgaaagacAACCTTTCACATAACTCAATTTCCGTAGGCTTAGGtccataatcaccctttcttaattaataaaacacttttaactaaTTAAGCTAGAATGCAACAATGTCATTTGGTTGTTGTATCCatataattgatttaaatggggctaaatgaaatgaaaattcaattctcatttaaaaagaaaactattATGTTGTCATCCTAACTTGGGCCAAAACGCAaaaacctcaacttttgggctacaatgcaaaacacaaacttttgaggtcactttgtaaaaacacaaaagtccactacttcatgtgattacaactagaacccaaaattttcaaaaattacaaaaacttcattaaaggagcaaaacaatggtcgtttagtgattttgggcctttacgtaaaaacgtaaacttttgggtcaaagtgCAAATACcataaaagtatcaaaactttatgtaattacATAACAACCCCAAAAGTATCTCCATTACATGGCTGGCTGATTTTAAGGAGTAAAAGTGGTGTCAAAAACTTTTTCAATTGATTGAAAAAAGTGATAGGTAAGGTGATGATTGAATAGTGATGTGAATCATCTCACATCAACTATTACatacaaattttaaataaaattcaaaaatcatttttaaatCAAACACCAAATCTTTATGTTCTTGTATGAACATGAAGAACACAAcaagaacattgaagaacatccatgaaaatccataagagctccatgaacattttCCACCCAAAGACACCCCAAAACCTTTCAAatttaagggaaataacatattaACATACTAGGGTACTTAGGGATTCCTAATGTCACTTTAAAACTCTTTTAACAATACAAACATAAACCCTAAAATCCACTCTATGGATTTGGCCAAATTTTCCTGAACAAAAGAAAACTACATTTTAGCTCCAAATTTGATGCTCATATgaatatgaactacatctacaacatttgagatggcaaattttagctccaaattttatacctttgaatcacccatgtgagggccttctttcATTTGTCTCCTTTCTCCTTGGCTCCATTGATGTGGATGGaagaactttgcttcttggctccatatattcttggatttggattggaggaatggattctccaaaaGCACCCAAAATTGAGAGCCTCTAAGTTCCGATACCAAAGATGAGTGtaggaagaagatgagtgacTAAGGGAGGAAGAGATTGCTAGATAGTCCCTCCCTTAGGGCCAAAGTCCTAGAGAGAAACAAAGCAAAagttctctcatctttcctaaAAGAAAACCTTAATGAGGGATGAAGCTATACAATTGCTTTTATAGTCGTTCCAAATGAGCGGCaaaacatttatttttgtttctttgtttttttcctatttttttaattttttttttacactaaataaaatgaaaacatgAAAACCAAATTTAAAATGTTTTCCCTTCCCCCAAACTTGAAACCAACATTGTCCTCAATATTGTAAGATAAACTAGCAATTAGAATGGACAAAAATATAATGGGGAAAAGAACAATTTAAAAAcctaacaaaacaaattaatgaaaagaaaagtaaataaagGAGAATGTAGAGAAACTTAGTTGGATGGATGCAATCTTTGATctccataaaaataaaaccagCAAGCTCTCTATCTTCAAATTAAGTAAAAGGCGATGGATCATTAAAATGGGGGAACACATCAAATTTATTCTTGTTCACGAATTTCTTGCTCCCCGACCCTTCATCTTTGACGGTTGaactcaattttctttcattagTCAATTGATTGTTGCTAGAAGGCCTTTTGAAAGATTCAATTAGAGGAAGCAATGAATCTTCATAAACAGAGTCAATCATGTTACATGTACTAATCTTTTGCAGATGTTGACTTGCTCCAAATACTTTAAATTTGGTTGTCTCGTCGCCAACATGCATAGTAAAAGTGCATTTCTCAACGTCAATCAATATACATGCAATGGCCAGAAATGGACAACCTAGTATGATTGTAACTTCCCTATCTTCCTCCATATCTAAAATTAAGAAATCAGCATGGAGGATTAATTTGGCAACTCGTATTAAAACATCTTCAATAATTCATCTTGGCTATTTGATTGATCAATCTGTAAGTTGTAAAGAAACCGATGTTAGTTTTAAATCCTCCAaacctctttttttcttttcttttttaaatgaaGAAAGGCATTAGAAAAATACTTGCACTCAAATCACACAAAGATTTATCGAAATGATAATTTCCAATAATAGTGAAACTCCATGGATCTTTTAGTTAGGTTGTAACCTCTCAACAAAACCGCACTTACTTCTTCAGttaatgcaacattttcatgttcctaaaactttctttttttagtacaacaatcttttaaaaacttattcTAAGATGGAATCTGTCTAAttgcatcaagtaaaggaatgttaaTTTCAACCTTCCGAAGAGTTTCAAAAATATCAAGTATGTGTTGTTCAATCTCCATTTTTAGTTGATTGGTCTTTTGGGTAGGAAATaacttattcaacaattttgtTACCAATTGCTCTCAGGATTGAATTGATCATGGTTCCAAAGAATTATTCCACAATTTAACATTAGATtgcaatgaaaacaaaaacaaaattaacttGATCTGCTCGAGAGTGAGGCCTTGAACGTCCTACGTTCTtcaaaaattgaataaatctaTCAAGTGAAGATGAGAATCATCCTCTGCTTTGCCACTAAAATGGGGAACCATGCTAAGCAGCTACAGTGAAAAGTGCATGTTCCCTTCAACATTAGGTTGGAAGGCAATACAAGATGGAAATTCAATGTTCTTAGACTGAAACTTATCCTGCATCAAAACTCTAAGATGTGCTACTTCTTCGGCCATTATTGGTTTGGACTTAGCACACTACTTACGCTCTTGTTTTAGGTTGCGTAGAGTAGGCTCAAACTTGGGGTCAATAGGAAGAATTGCTAGATGGAGTGGAGAGTCTTCCTTGCATGCATTGCAAAACCAACAACACAAGAAAACTTCATAAAACTAGGCACAAGGATTAtgcaataagacaaaaaaaaaaaacaaatgataaataactaaaaataattaaaataaaataagtgatGACTCCTAAACTACAACTAAGACAAAAATATGATGTTAGGAATATAAATTTTAGACATTGAGTAGGGGACAATCCTTGGCAATGGCACCAAAAACTTGTTATGCAATTAGCAATCTAAATATTAAGCTACTAATTACAGGTTTTAAACTTGTAAGTGCACAAGAACAAACACATAGTATAGAAAGCAAGTACGAGATCATTCTTACGAAGATTGACAGGTATCTAGATTATGATTCCTAAGAACGTAAATTAAGTTATTCACAAGACTAACAAATATGCACAAAAGAGATTTTACGGAATAGATTGAAGAtgatttgaaattgaaaatgtaaaaatagaaaaagagaaaaataattaaaagtaaatGGATTTGGAATAAGATTTGAAACAATGACAAGACGAGTTAGGATTTCAGTATCCACCACTAATCACTTTCCTAAAGCAACACGCACAATTGTATAAAACAGAATGAGACGTTATATTTGTCAGCCTAAATAAATGTATGGTATATACTCTTTAATCTATTGATTCCTCTAAACAACGAATTAGGCACGGTATCTACTCTATAGTTGATGCGATGAGTGAAAGAAGAGAGGGATGGGGATAGGGAAGGGTGAGGGtgaaggggggagagagagtgatTGATAGGATAGGTGAGCAAGGGGGAGAGAAAGTGGTGAGGATGTTCATccgtttttttaatttttttttgtcattttcataaGATAAAGTTAGGGTATTACTATTCACCTATCCTTTTTTACCTCTCACgaatccttgttaatttttgttcatagatcttcaattcattcaattcgacGGTCAAAAATTGAGAGGTGCGTGAGTAGTAAAAATGGGTGTATAGCCTAAATTTTAGTAAACTCGTTTTCTCTCTGTAACTATGTTTAAGTCTGATCATTGAATGAATAAACTAAAGAATAATCAAGAAGCAAGGATAAACTGAAGTgtgcaaaaagagaaaaaaaagtgagCGGAAATGAGTTCCCTTCAATTTGGCAACGTCCATACATGGGGCATACAATTGTATCATGGATGGTTGCAACACCTTCAAAGAAATTTATGTAGAAAGTCGGCAACGTTGGGCTTCGAAAGAGCATTACACAGAGCCCGAAGGAATGGCAGTGGGGTGGCACAAGTACCATCAACAAACTAATAAAGATCATGGTCGACAAGGAACAACTTCATTTGGTAGGTCCAAAGAAGGTAGTTAGACTCCTTGAGTTTGAGAAACTGGGTAACGTTGGGTACGGATGTAGACGAACCAGCAGAGGAGGATCTCCAGAAGCCATGGAGGAAAAAGGAAGGGGAGAAAGACGGCAGAAAATTAGGGTCAGGGTTTTGAAGAACAAGGTGAGCAAGGAATTAGGGTTCAGGAAAGATGGACATGAATACCATGTGGAAAGTCCATAATGAATTAATTGTATATTGATTGACAAGCATGCAAGCAAAGTAACTTGGCGTACAAGCTTGCAAGTacattgtggagccaaaaataatcacaggTGACAAGTGAATTTTTGGataaaagaggacaaaaatacccttgaggcatactgGGATTCCTACGTGCGAGCAGCGGGCAATCATCCCTTAAcaaagtcaaaagtgcccaaaataggtaacaaattcaaaactatttcatccACCCTCATCCTATATTCTCCGCAATGTAATTATTCcgtaacccccaaaacatttcttttaaattatgttaattagtcaattagTGGATTTATTACCtcattaatctattaatggctaattaactacaaattacacccaaaaattaCCACAAATGGCCGGTCCCTATTCTCCCAATAGGGTCGGCCatatccctataaatagctctccattctctcaaaaaaaaaaaactacttccaagtctcttgcaaaactctaaaaaattctccaaacactcttccctcaaaattctaactttggcattggaggttcttcggccgaacccccccctcccccaattCAGCATGGGTGCGTGAGGctttttggccttgaccaaatgtgtgatttgttttgtaggtgcaattttgtccaagaaggagaagacggaaatttgcatccacatacaTGATTGGAAACCTAACCCTAGAAGGAAAGAGCATCACGTTCCACATCACCTAATTGTGTTGTTTACatgttagacttgaaaattcgaCACTTGTAAGGAGGCATGTTAAGAGTATGTAATTCATAAATTAACATTAATTGAGCTGATAACGTTTTTGGGAAAATGCCATTATGTATTTGCTTAGCTGTATTATAACTATTTTTCTGCTAGTAACTCCAAAACTAAAAGCTAAAATTTTCATgcaatattaatataaaatccCTTTAATTAAGTAAGAATGAACAAGCTACAACATCATTAAAAGTATAAGAAAGCTAATTACATAATAAATCCCATTAAATAATTAAGAATGGACAAGCAACAACATCATTAAAAGTAGCAGTATCAGAAAACTAATTAGTAATTTGAACCGGAGCAATACAAAGGGGACAGTAGGTTTTCCTGGTGGTTAACCATTCATCGATGCATAGCTTGTGAAACGAATGCTTACAATCGTCAAGCAACCGACACTCTTGCCCCTCAGTAAACTCGTCCAAGCAAATTGCACAGTCGTCACTAGTAGCATTACTACTGGTAGCACTGGTACACATGAAGACAGTTGAGGCCTGCGGCAGCGGTGGGTTCACAGGAAACGGAACAATATTAACCACAATGTAGTCCTGCTGTATACGTCTTACTCGTTCTTGTTCAAGATAACGCCGGTTTCTTGATGCAATATCATTATCAATCGCTTGCTGGCGCAGCCTTCTTTTACGTTCCTTGTAGAGGTTGCAGAGTGCCCGGACGCATAGTAATATGAAGGCGGCGATAAAAGGTAGGAATGTTACACTTACAATCCAAGGCGTACGGGCGTCGAAATCCATGATgtgtcgagagagagagagatagagagagagagggcaaaGGAATAAAGAGCttaattgtttgttttgtaTATATAAGAAGAGCTTAATTGTTTGCTTTGTATATATAAGAAGGATGAGGATTGTATCTTTAAATTTGGAGAGGATATAGTAGCACCGGCCAACATATTTATAACAAGTGAACTTCTAATCAAAATTGGCTTCGGATTAGTACTACTATAACCTATTTATAAAGACGGTTTCCAACTCCATTCCGCAAGAGGTAAAGGAATTCTCAATTTCCTAAGggcaacaaataaaaattaaaaaatacgCTTCTTAAGACAAATGTGTTAGCTTCGCTTCCCCTTTATGTAACGTCCCACATAAGAACGGAGCCcatattttgtttttaggacGACTAGTAACTTACATATGACTTGCATGTAGGTTTAAGTTTTAGTCCAgcaaaaactaaagaaaaatttatGTCGTTGATTCTAGCCTTTGGCCTTGGGATCAGCCGCAATCTTCTTGGCAACTCTTGTCGGTCTGTTTACTCTCTtagtttccttttaattttgtttttttggtgtgAAATCGTCGTAGTGAAACGTTGCAGTCGTCTAGATAGTCATCGCCTTTTGGCCCACGCACATAACCAACACAACTTACACAAGGTTATAATTAGATCAAGTTATCGCATTGGATATCAAGTTTGAAGCTTGAAGTCGTGAAAGATGTCGTGTGTCGAGATCAGGTTTAGCCAGTGTGACCCTCTGTGTTTAGCGGGTACAGTGCTAAGGCTCTCTTTAAGGTAATTGGGAGGATGTAGAGTAATGACATGATttaatccttttttattttgattattattttcAGGAATCGTCTTGGAGTTTAGTTTTGATTTCTCTCTTTAAGAGAGTTAGCTAGTTTGAATATTTCTCTCAATTGGAGAGTTgcttaatattaatttttatatctCTTTGGATCTTTGTGTGGAGAGTGGAACTATTTGATTTGTTGGATTTACTTCCTTTGGTGTTTGGGGATCATGGCAGTGATTAGATGATGCGATTAGACCTATGGTTATTGTACTCCCTATCCCAATATGATTtgagagtttttgttttcaagcgATCTTCGTGTAATACAAGGTTTTATGGTTTTACTCATCTGCATAATCTTGTGATTGGTGATGCtttttttgtaatatttttaaatctatTTTACAAGGACCCTTTTGAAGTTGATTGTTCATGATATATTTGTAATGCTCTTTTTTAATGAATGAAATATCGtattattctttaaaaaaaaaattggtaaatTGAGGATGAAATAAaacaatatacatacatatatatatatatatggggtgAACTTTTCGAAATATACATATTAGTAaagctt of the Pyrus communis chromosome 1, drPyrComm1.1, whole genome shotgun sequence genome contains:
- the LOC137726144 gene encoding RING-H2 finger protein ATL64-like, which encodes MDFDARTPWIVSVTFLPFIAAFILLCVRALCNLYKERKRRLRQQAIDNDIASRNRRYLEQERVRRIQQDYIVVNIVPFPVNPPLPQASTVFMCTSATSSNATSDDCAICLDEFTEGQECRLLDDCKHSFHKLCIDEWLTTRKTYCPLCIAPVQITN